A window of Clostridium sp. 'White wine YQ' contains these coding sequences:
- a CDS encoding Rqc2 family fibronectin-binding protein, translating to MALDGIFLHYFVDELKPSLIGAKIDKINQPEKDEIILTLRTSGENKKFLISASSKHPRFHFTKEPKANPLKAPMFLMVLRKYLSSGKIVDVTQYKNDRIITLHVEAMDELGFNSLYKLVIEIMGRHSNITLIRDRDNKIMECIKHISSDVNSYRVLFPGVTYVFPPDSNKLDPFNFNKDELTEIYREKSIELDKNMFFNLFTGISKLLSSEMFDIYSKNTADNSIDTISDFTINYFKNLDSQIKFLLFKDNDEFKDFYITSIKNYMNLYCEEFQDPSELLELFFKGKDKQDRIKSKSSGLQKIINTNIERCNKKLSILTSTLDECKKKDSYKIKGDLLTAYIYSIKKGDNSIKLLNFYNENEEEYLDIDLDTNKTPSENVQYYYKKYNKLKKSEENALEQLSKNDEELEYLKSVLSNLENSEQYSDIDDIKKELIETGYIKFKKNPKDKKDKATKPLHFISSDGLDIFVGKNNIQNDYLTLKFAHKEDTWLHTKEIPGSHVIIKGGNVPDSTLREAANLAAYYSKGKLSSNIPIDYTKVKYVKKPNSAKPGMVIYTNNKTLYVNPSEPNLIRK from the coding sequence ATGGCTTTAGACGGTATTTTTTTACACTATTTTGTTGATGAATTAAAACCATCATTAATTGGTGCTAAAATTGATAAAATAAATCAACCTGAAAAGGATGAAATAATATTAACCTTAAGGACTAGTGGAGAAAATAAGAAATTTCTTATCTCTGCATCAAGTAAACACCCTCGTTTTCATTTTACTAAAGAACCTAAAGCAAATCCACTAAAAGCCCCAATGTTTTTAATGGTTTTGAGAAAATATCTATCTAGTGGCAAAATTGTAGATGTCACTCAATATAAGAATGATAGAATAATAACCCTCCACGTTGAAGCAATGGACGAACTTGGATTTAACTCCCTATATAAGTTAGTTATTGAAATTATGGGGAGACATAGTAATATTACTTTAATAAGGGACAGAGATAATAAAATCATGGAATGTATAAAACACATATCATCTGACGTAAATTCGTACCGTGTTTTATTTCCTGGTGTAACATACGTATTCCCTCCAGATAGTAATAAACTAGATCCATTTAATTTTAACAAGGATGAGCTTACTGAAATATATAGAGAAAAATCAATTGAATTAGATAAAAATATGTTTTTCAATTTATTTACTGGTATAAGTAAACTTCTTAGTTCAGAAATGTTTGACATTTATTCAAAAAACACCGCAGATAATTCAATTGATACAATTTCAGATTTTACTATAAACTATTTTAAAAATCTTGATTCTCAAATTAAGTTCTTACTTTTTAAAGATAATGACGAATTTAAAGATTTTTATATAACATCTATAAAAAATTATATGAACTTATATTGTGAAGAGTTCCAAGATCCTTCTGAGCTATTAGAATTATTTTTTAAAGGTAAGGATAAACAGGATCGAATTAAATCTAAATCAAGTGGCCTTCAAAAAATCATCAATACTAATATCGAAAGATGTAATAAAAAGTTAAGTATATTAACCTCTACATTAGATGAATGTAAGAAGAAAGATAGCTATAAAATTAAAGGTGACCTACTTACAGCATACATTTATAGTATAAAAAAGGGTGACAATTCAATTAAACTTTTAAATTTTTATAATGAAAATGAAGAAGAGTATTTGGATATAGATCTTGATACAAATAAAACTCCTTCAGAAAATGTTCAATATTATTATAAGAAATATAATAAATTAAAAAAATCTGAAGAAAATGCACTGGAGCAGTTAAGTAAAAATGATGAAGAATTAGAATATCTTAAATCTGTACTTTCAAATCTGGAAAATTCGGAACAGTATTCAGATATTGATGATATAAAGAAGGAATTAATTGAAACAGGATATATAAAATTCAAGAAAAATCCTAAAGATAAAAAGGATAAGGCAACTAAACCACTTCATTTCATTTCAAGTGATGGATTAGATATTTTTGTTGGTAAGAATAATATCCAAAATGATTATCTTACATTAAAGTTTGCACATAAAGAAGACACTTGGCTTCATACAAAAGAAATCCCAGGTTCTCATGTAATAATCAAAGGAGGAAATGTACCTGATAGTACCCTTAGGGAAGCAGCTAACCTTGCTGCCTATTATAGCAAAGGAAAGCTATCTTCAAATATTCCTATTGACTATACCAAAGTTAAATATGTAAAGAAACCAAACTCAGCTAAGCCAGGAATGGTTATTTATACAAATAATAAAACCCTCTATGTTAACCCAAGTGAACCTAATTTAATTAGAAAATAA
- a CDS encoding THUMP domain-containing class I SAM-dependent RNA methyltransferase — translation MDYNLIATSAFGLESVVAKELKSLGYDELILENGKVHFTGDELDIVIANIHLRTAERILINMGEFEARSFEELFQGTKAINWGALIPVDGKMHVTGKSVKSTLHSVPDCQSIVKKAIVTSMQEKYNRTIFSEDGPVYKTEISLLKDKATLSVDTSGLGLHKRGYREKAGEAPLKETLAAAMVLLSKWSGKETLIDPFCGSGTILIEAVMVARDMAPGLNRKFVSEEWPNMPKSLWDQVRDGARKSIKNNNIKLFGYDINGRLLSVAKDNARLAGVSGNIEFHKQDFMDFELKKDDVFIISNPPYGERIGEEEEIKILYKKLGELKKSNPNLQMNILTSYEDFQKLFGVKSDKNRKLYNGRLKCYYYEYFRK, via the coding sequence ATGGATTATAATTTAATTGCAACATCTGCCTTTGGACTAGAATCAGTAGTAGCAAAGGAACTAAAATCTTTAGGATATGATGAATTAATACTCGAAAATGGTAAGGTGCATTTCACAGGAGATGAGTTAGATATTGTCATTGCTAACATACATTTAAGAACTGCAGAAAGAATATTAATTAATATGGGAGAATTTGAAGCTAGAAGCTTTGAAGAGCTATTTCAAGGTACAAAAGCTATAAATTGGGGGGCACTTATACCAGTAGATGGTAAGATGCATGTAACCGGTAAATCAGTTAAATCTACATTGCATTCAGTCCCAGATTGCCAATCAATAGTTAAGAAGGCTATAGTTACAAGTATGCAAGAGAAGTACAATAGAACAATTTTTTCAGAGGATGGTCCTGTTTATAAGACAGAAATATCCTTATTAAAAGACAAGGCAACATTATCAGTTGATACATCTGGACTTGGATTACATAAAAGAGGATATAGAGAAAAAGCTGGTGAGGCACCACTTAAAGAAACACTTGCAGCAGCAATGGTTCTTTTATCTAAGTGGTCAGGTAAAGAAACTTTAATAGATCCTTTTTGTGGTTCAGGAACAATATTGATTGAGGCTGTAATGGTTGCTAGGGATATGGCACCAGGATTAAATAGAAAATTTGTTAGTGAAGAATGGCCTAATATGCCTAAATCTCTTTGGGATCAAGTGAGGGATGGTGCAAGAAAGTCAATAAAGAATAACAATATCAAATTATTTGGTTATGATATAAATGGCAGATTATTATCTGTTGCAAAAGATAATGCAAGACTTGCTGGGGTTTCAGGTAATATTGAATTCCATAAGCAGGATTTTATGGATTTTGAACTTAAAAAGGATGATGTATTTATAATTTCTAATCCTCCATATGGAGAAAGAATTGGTGAGGAAGAAGAAATTAAAATTTTATATAAGAAACTAGGTGAACTTAAAAAAAGTAATCCAAATCTTCAAATGAATATCTTAACTTCATATGAAGATTTTCAGAAGCTTTTTGGAGTTAAATCAGATAAGAACAGAAAATTATACAATGGTAGATTAAAATGTTATTATTATGAATATTTTAGAAAATAA
- the pyrR gene encoding bifunctional pyr operon transcriptional regulator/uracil phosphoribosyltransferase PyrR, which translates to MKLKSILLDENAIRRSLIRISHEIIEKNKGVEDIVLIGIKRRGYPLAQRIAEQIKNIEGFEVPVGMVDITLYRDDLGEIGQAPSVSDNDIGIEIRNKKVIIVDDVLFTCRTARAAIDAIIDYQRPKSIQLAVLIDRGHKELPIRADYVGKNIPTSSSEIIAVEIKEIDKEDSVKIYEK; encoded by the coding sequence ATGAAATTAAAATCAATCTTATTAGATGAAAATGCAATAAGAAGAAGCTTGATTAGAATATCTCACGAGATTATAGAAAAAAATAAAGGTGTTGAAGATATAGTACTTATAGGAATTAAAAGAAGAGGATATCCTTTAGCACAGAGAATTGCTGAACAAATAAAAAATATAGAAGGTTTTGAGGTTCCAGTAGGAATGGTAGATATTACTCTTTATAGAGATGATTTAGGTGAAATTGGTCAAGCTCCATCTGTATCCGACAATGATATAGGTATTGAGATAAGAAATAAAAAGGTTATTATAGTAGATGATGTTCTATTTACCTGTAGAACAGCTAGAGCTGCAATAGATGCAATAATTGATTATCAAAGACCTAAATCAATACAACTGGCTGTACTTATTGATAGAGGACATAAAGAACTTCCTATAAGAGCTGATTATGTTGGCAAAAACATTCCGACTTCAAGCTCTGAGATAATTGCAGTGGAAATTAAGGAAATAGATAAGGAAGATTCTGTTAAAATATATGAAAAGTAA
- a CDS encoding RluA family pseudouridine synthase, whose product MEERTLNVNEEFVDVRIDKYLSEVLTDKSRSFIQELIDSKNVLVNGKNIKSSYKLKINDLVSVELPEATNLQVEAENIPLDIIYEDKDVIVVNKPQGMVVHPAPGNYTGTLVNALLFHCKDLSGINGVIRPGIVHRIDKDTSGVLVIAKNDQSHSFLSKQLKDHSMKREYIALVEGRIKELKGTVNAPIGRHPKERIKMAIVEDGREAITHYEVIEVYDRYTLVKCNLETGRTHQIRVHMAKIGHPLVGDPVYGFKKQKTSTNGQMLHARLLGFIHPSTKEYMEFSSELPEYFQEAIKKLRG is encoded by the coding sequence ATGGAAGAAAGAACTTTAAATGTAAATGAAGAGTTTGTTGATGTAAGAATAGATAAATACTTATCCGAAGTTTTAACGGATAAGTCAAGAAGCTTTATTCAAGAATTGATAGATTCTAAAAATGTTTTAGTAAACGGTAAGAATATAAAAAGTAGTTATAAATTAAAAATAAATGATTTAGTCAGCGTAGAGTTACCTGAAGCTACAAATCTTCAGGTTGAAGCTGAAAATATTCCACTCGATATAATTTATGAAGATAAAGATGTAATAGTAGTGAATAAACCACAAGGGATGGTTGTACATCCTGCTCCTGGTAATTATACAGGGACATTAGTTAATGCATTGCTATTTCATTGTAAAGATCTTTCAGGAATAAATGGTGTAATCAGACCTGGAATAGTACATAGGATTGATAAAGATACATCAGGAGTATTAGTAATAGCTAAAAATGATCAAAGTCATAGTTTTTTATCAAAGCAATTAAAGGATCATTCTATGAAAAGGGAATATATTGCATTAGTTGAAGGTAGAATAAAAGAATTAAAAGGAACTGTAAATGCACCTATTGGAAGACATCCAAAAGAAAGAATCAAGATGGCAATTGTTGAAGATGGAAGGGAAGCAATTACGCATTATGAGGTTATAGAAGTGTATGATAGATATACACTTGTTAAATGTAATTTGGAAACTGGTAGAACACATCAGATAAGAGTGCATATGGCCAAAATAGGACACCCTTTAGTTGGAGATCCAGTTTATGGATTTAAAAAGCAAAAAACTTCAACTAATGGGCAAATGCTACATGCAAGGTTATTGGGTTTTATACATCCAAGTACAAAAGAATATATGGAATTTTCTTCAGAACTTCCTGAATATTTTCAAGAAGCAATTAAAAAATTAAGGGGATAG
- a CDS encoding TraR/DksA C4-type zinc finger protein translates to MDDNLMKLYKKKLLSEKEEVKKIIKNLRDNDMVYTNIEVASEISHYDNHPADTAGEIYTMETGIALKAREDKIYSQIERSLDAIENGTYGKCKYCGTEISKERLDFIPYAEYCIECQKKISSKTNEIERPVEEKVLGNPFYFDHADRKENIVDGTIDNYQDVYNYNKVDDYYSIDNSDNLYNDDDEYVDPIEKISNAQYKASLPD, encoded by the coding sequence ATGGACGACAACTTAATGAAGCTTTATAAAAAGAAACTATTGAGTGAAAAAGAAGAAGTTAAAAAAATTATAAAAAATCTAAGAGACAATGATATGGTATATACTAACATAGAGGTAGCATCTGAAATATCTCATTATGATAATCATCCTGCTGATACAGCTGGTGAAATTTACACTATGGAAACAGGGATTGCATTAAAAGCAAGAGAGGATAAAATTTACTCTCAAATTGAAAGATCATTAGATGCTATTGAAAATGGTACATATGGTAAGTGCAAATACTGTGGAACTGAGATATCTAAGGAAAGATTAGATTTTATACCTTATGCAGAGTATTGTATTGAATGTCAAAAGAAAATTTCTTCTAAAACAAATGAAATAGAGAGACCTGTAGAAGAAAAGGTTTTAGGGAATCCATTTTATTTCGATCATGCAGATAGAAAAGAAAATATAGTAGATGGAACTATTGATAATTATCAAGATGTATATAACTATAATAAAGTGGATGATTATTATAGCATTGATAATTCAGATAATCTTTATAATGATGACGATGAATATGTTGATCCAATAGAAAAGATTAGCAACGCTCAATATAAAGCAAGTTTACCAGATTAG
- a CDS encoding DivIVA domain-containing protein: MKITPADISNKEFKRGLRGYSPEEVDEFLDEIVENYEEIYKENSHLKDTVTNLTEKLDHYNKIENTIQNTLLLAQNAAEQARSSSQKEADLIVKNANDAAQKILDKAHGDVIQINDEYDKVKQEFVRFRAKFRNFMNTQLETFDDLEKEVIKNYSIGTPVEEVIEERTIEEDPITNESIEEEVSNTDLDQIKSFFANK; this comes from the coding sequence ATGAAAATTACTCCAGCAGACATAAGTAATAAGGAGTTTAAAAGAGGGCTTAGAGGATACAGTCCGGAAGAAGTAGATGAGTTTCTTGATGAAATAGTTGAAAACTATGAAGAAATTTACAAAGAAAATTCTCACCTTAAGGATACTGTAACTAATTTAACTGAAAAGTTAGATCACTATAATAAGATTGAAAATACAATTCAAAATACTCTTTTATTAGCTCAAAATGCAGCTGAACAAGCAAGATCTTCATCGCAAAAAGAGGCTGATTTAATTGTAAAAAATGCAAACGATGCAGCACAAAAAATATTAGATAAGGCTCATGGAGATGTAATACAAATTAATGATGAATATGATAAAGTAAAACAAGAATTTGTAAGATTTAGAGCTAAGTTTAGAAATTTTATGAATACACAACTAGAAACTTTTGATGATTTGGAAAAAGAAGTAATTAAAAATTACAGCATTGGAACTCCTGTAGAAGAAGTTATAGAAGAAAGAACCATTGAAGAGGATCCAATAACTAATGAATCAATTGAAGAAGAAGTTAGTAATACTGATCTTGATCAAATAAAAAGTTTTTTTGCAAATAAATAG
- a CDS encoding YlmH family RNA-binding protein, which produces MIDKKELIAHFSGEELNLAQSVLEKANISMQYETTIFTQDFLTPNIWNFFYKRLSHIMKIECNGVFEESERRMISFNNGYNTPYPISMLKIINNSKFKVLEHKDYLGAILSLGIKRNKIGDLVIKDNKCYFVVCEEIGKFIIENLISVGKNPCTVEFITDLEELPHIDFTESIINVASLRADALVSEIANCSRANAVKLIDSGKVLIDYSDDINKSSEVKLDSRITIRGKGKYIISEIVGKTKSDKLRIKIKKYT; this is translated from the coding sequence ATGATTGATAAAAAAGAATTAATTGCACATTTTTCTGGAGAAGAATTAAATTTAGCTCAATCTGTTTTGGAGAAGGCTAATATTTCTATGCAATATGAAACTACAATTTTTACACAGGATTTTTTAACCCCTAATATATGGAACTTTTTTTACAAAAGGTTATCTCATATAATGAAAATAGAGTGCAACGGTGTATTTGAGGAAAGCGAAAGAAGAATGATTTCATTCAACAATGGCTATAATACCCCATATCCTATTTCAATGCTAAAAATAATAAATAATTCAAAGTTTAAAGTTTTAGAGCACAAGGATTATTTAGGTGCTATATTATCTTTAGGAATAAAGAGAAATAAGATTGGGGATTTAGTTATCAAAGATAATAAATGCTATTTTGTAGTTTGTGAGGAAATTGGCAAGTTTATAATTGAAAATCTTATTTCTGTAGGCAAAAATCCTTGCACTGTTGAATTTATAACTGATTTAGAAGAATTACCACACATAGATTTTACTGAGTCTATTATTAATGTAGCTTCACTTAGAGCAGATGCATTAGTAAGCGAAATTGCTAATTGTTCAAGAGCAAATGCTGTGAAACTTATTGATTCTGGGAAAGTACTTATAGATTATTCAGATGACATTAATAAGAGCTCAGAGGTAAAATTAGATTCAAGAATCACTATAAGAGGCAAAGGTAAGTATATAATTAGTGAAATAGTTGGAAAAACAAAAAGTGATAAATTAAGAATTAAAATAAAAAAATATACATAA
- a CDS encoding YggT family protein, producing the protein MIAILLLFKILEWAIILDVILSMAAQMGYAVNIYRSLNKFTGPILEPFRRLQDRLNLNLPIDFSPLLALLAIQFIQSLLFRVL; encoded by the coding sequence GTGATAGCTATACTTTTACTTTTTAAAATATTAGAGTGGGCTATAATTTTGGATGTTATATTATCTATGGCAGCTCAGATGGGTTATGCTGTTAATATATATCGATCATTAAATAAATTTACTGGCCCTATACTTGAGCCTTTTAGAAGACTACAAGATAGACTTAATTTAAATCTACCGATCGATTTTTCTCCATTATTGGCATTACTTGCAATACAATTCATACAATCCTTATTATTTAGGGTATTATAA